GCGTCCCGCCACCCAGCACCCACCTGCTGGAAGGGCGCTTCATCCGCCTGGAAAAACTCGACCCGGCGCGCCACGCCGATCAACTGTGGCACGCCCTCGAAGGCCCCGGCGCCGACCCCAAGCTGTGGGACTACTTGCCCTATGGCCCGTTTGCCGAGCGCGCCGCGTTCGATACCTGGCTGAACAACCACGCCGCCCATAGCGACCCGTACTTCTTCAGCGTGATCGACCGCGCCAGCGGCGAGGTGCAAGGCATCCTCAGCCTGATGTCCATCGTCCCGGCCCAGGGCCGCATCGAAATCGGCCACGTCACCTTCGGCGCGCCGATGCAACGCTCGCCGAAAAGCACCGAAGCCGTTTACCTGCTGGCCAAGTACGCATTCGACCAGGGCTACCGCCGCCTGGAATGGAAGTGCAACAACGGCAACGCCCGCTCCAAATACGCGGCCGAACGGTTGGGCTTCAGTTTTGAGGGCGTGTTCCGCCAGCACATGGTGGTCAAGGGGCAGAACCGCGACACCGCGTGGTATTCGATGCTGGATGGGGAGTGGCCAGCAGTGGGCGCGGGGTTTGAGGCGTGGTTGTCGCCACCCAACCAAACCGCCTCGGGTCAGTTGAAAGGCCTGGCGGAGTGCCGCCAGGCTTAAGCCTTACTTCAGCTTCTGGGCCAGCACCGCAATGTGCTCCGGCCCGATTCCGCAGCAACCGCCCAGGTGGCTGGCACCGCGCTTGTGCCAGTCCGCCGCCCACTGCAGGTAGCCCGGTGGGTCGAGGTCGTCGCGCAACGGGTCCAGGCCATCGTTGGCCGTGGCTTCCTTGGGCTGCGGCGGGAAGGCGTTGGCGTACGCACCGATCTGGATCGCCACGCCCAGGCGCTCGAAGGTCTGGCGCGCTGCGTCGATGGCTGCACCGATCACTTCCGGCTGGCTGCAATTGAACAGCAGTACCTGCACACCCAACTGCGCCGCCGCTTCGGCGGCGTCTGCCACCGGCTCGCCGGAACGCAGGCGCGGGACGTCGTCGGTGTCTTCGTCCTTCAAGGTAAATGACAGCCAGAACGGCTTGCCATCCTGCGGCAGGCCGGCCTTGATCGCCTGCGCTTCGACGATCGAACTCTGGGTTTCCGCCAG
The genomic region above belongs to Pseudomonas sp. S35 and contains:
- a CDS encoding GNAT family protein: MSISPADWKGVPPPSTHLLEGRFIRLEKLDPARHADQLWHALEGPGADPKLWDYLPYGPFAERAAFDTWLNNHAAHSDPYFFSVIDRASGEVQGILSLMSIVPAQGRIEIGHVTFGAPMQRSPKSTEAVYLLAKYAFDQGYRRLEWKCNNGNARSKYAAERLGFSFEGVFRQHMVVKGQNRDTAWYSMLDGEWPAVGAGFEAWLSPPNQTASGQLKGLAECRQA
- a CDS encoding homocysteine S-methyltransferase family protein gives rise to the protein MGEKTVILDGGMGRELQRRGAPFRQPEWSALALSEAPQAVEAVHAAYIDSGANVITSNSYAVVPFHIGEARFAAEGQALAALAGELARRAVDASGKPVRVAGSLPPLFGSYRPDLFEAGRVTELLTPLVQGLAPHVDLWLAETQSSIVEAQAIKAGLPQDGKPFWLSFTLKDEDTDDVPRLRSGEPVADAAEAAAQLGVQVLLFNCSQPEVIGAAIDAARQTFERLGVAIQIGAYANAFPPQPKEATANDGLDPLRDDLDPPGYLQWAADWHKRGASHLGGCCGIGPEHIAVLAQKLK